In Huiozyma naganishii CBS 8797 chromosome 5, complete genome, the genomic window AAACGATGTTGCAGaattcaatttcaaaattgaatacATCCCGGGTAAGAAGAATCACGCCAATCCACTATCTAGATTGAACGTCATGGAATCAACTGTTTCACCACGAGAGGTAAGCCTCACGGTGTTGGCTCCGGCGTACATCACCACGCTGAAAAAAGAATACCAAAAAGACAAGAGGTTTCGTGAAATTTACGACACCCTCAAATATGACAGAGATCCTCCGAAGGAATTGGCAACAATCATGAAACATTATGAGTTACGGGAGGGGTTATTAAATTATTCTAATCCTAAACCCTTTTCAAACAGACTGGTACTGCCCCGAGGTACCATTCGGGCTGCTATTCTAGAACTTCACCATGATTCACATCTCGCAGGACACCCCGGACCTTTCCGGACATACCAAAACTTATTCCACGACTACTATTGGCCCAACATGGTGCAGACCATTCAGCGATACGTTACTACCTGCAAAAACTGTCAAGCCAACAAGCACGTCCGATTACTAGCTGCCGGTGTTTTCCAACCGCTCAACGTTCCGAAAAGGCCATGGTCCTCCATTAGTATGGATTTTGTTTCAGGTATGGCGAAAGTTGACGGTTTTGACGCCGTGCTAGTAGTGGTTGACCGATTAACGAAGATGGCAGTTTTCAAAGCCGTTAGTAAGAACGACCAGGCAAAAGATGTGGCCGACCATGTCATAGACAACGTGATTTGCCACCACGGTTTTCCAGAGGAAATAGTATCCGACAAAGACGCAAAGTTCACCGGTATCATGTGGGATCGGTTCGCGCAACGACTCAGAATTAAACTCAAGTTCTCAACAGCATACAGCCCGGCCAGTAATGGCCAGGTGGAACGAACCAACAGCACTATGAATGACCTTCTGAAATCTCTTGGCGAAGCTTACCCAGAGCACTGGCCGATGTTTGTCGCTACGGCCCAGTTCTGTTACAACAACACGTACCACACCAGTATCAAAATGACGCCGTTCTTTGCAAACTATGGATTCCATCCCAGATTACCGGGCTTCACGAACGAATTGTCAAGGACGTCAATTCCGAATGAGGAGGATTCACACACGAGTACTGACGGTAGAGCGCAGCTTGACTACCAACTGCAAGCTTTACAAAACATCTTGCTATCCACACAACAGAATATGTCAGAGGCACAAGACCAACAATCAATACCTTTCAACAGAAGACATCGGCAAGTCAGTTTCAACGTTGGAGACGAAGTATTGGTCCATAAGAAGGCGTACAACAGAGCAGCACACATGAAGTTTCATCATTTATNNNAGTATGGTCCTTTTAAGATTGTTAATGTCGCTCACGGACAAAGCTATCAGTTGGCACTTCCAAAGAATaaaaggaggaggacgagcATGTTTCACGTAAATGTCCTCAAGAAATACGAACCCAGAATCAACAACGCTGTGGATGCGCctccagaggaacaagaaaagattaAACAACGTTTggatgaaattgaaaaagtaCTGGAGCTCCACGCAGACGGTTCATGCGAGGTCCGTTGGAGAAATGCTGAAATATGGGATACCTCTAACATTAGAGCGAAATGGATTGTACATTCCTTATATGCCAAGTTACTCGATCCTTTCAAGACGGAAACAGGATGGCAGGCTTTCAGAGTGGAGGATAGCTGTGGGACCAGCTTTTCCAGTACCCGGTAGAGTGTAATATAGCGGATTCAGAAATAAAAGGAACAACACTTGATATATAAACAATTCATAGGGAAGAATACAATATCTTACAATTGTAAGATATTGTATTCTTCCCTATGATTCACTTATCCTGTTCCTTCTAGTTCTAAGCTAGAATATAACTTCTTCCTAActccatttcaaatctgGCAAGGTCTTGCCATTTTCAtactttttatttctggaTGGCTCGTAGGATTCTCCAGAAGGTTCTTTCTCTTGCCTGATCTCCTCGCTTTCACTTTTGCAGTACTAATGTGTCCTTATCCTTTTCTTACTAATGTGTCTTATCCTTTTCTGACTAATATGTTCTTATCCTTTCTTAATAATGTGTCTTTATCCTTTTGTTTCCTATCGGTCTCTATCAATTTGGTAACTAAGATCTTATTGACGTGTAGTCATCTTTTGGGTGCTAATCTTTATCTCGAGGCGCACAGCCACGGTAAACTTATTAGGGTAAGGTTACCTTCTCCTAGTCTGCCCTCGGTCGAGCTCTCTAGTTAATGTCCACCATGCTTTGTGATCTCATGTCCTGCGTCCAGGACATAGGATCTATCAAGTGTTGTTCCTTTTATTTCTAATCTAGAATATAACTTCTTCCCAActccatttcaaatctgGCAAGGTCTGGCCCTTTTAGATCTTCTAGTTGTCCCCACGGTGTCTATAAcattctttcttttttctggTCTCCTatctttctcttttgcAGACTAAGGTGTCCTTACGCTGCTACTAGCTAATGTGGCTTTCTCATGTAGCTGACTAAGCAaatcttgttctttctgACCCATCTGATTCTCTCGAGACGCAAAGCCACGGCTTTACTCTGTTCGTCTGAGGACGGAGAACCTGGCTCACTCTTCCTCGACTCACCGATTGGTCGTCGCCTCTCGCTGGGCTACAATCGGCTAAATTTTGTTCTAAGCGCACTAACCATATTCCGATGCCCTGCGTCCAGAGTATCAAAATACATTTCATGTCACTTGCTGGGCACTGTCATTTTACCTATGTTACAAATTTGGTTTGAAAAACGCCATCCAATcataaaagaaaaaacaaaaattgagAGAAGAGTGCTGGCTATGAATATTGCAATTTTTGACTACAGAAAGATAGGGGCATCTTACTAGGGTTTCTCGAGATAATATCGCTCAATTATTTAGTCTCAGTCAGGATTCCGCATTTGTCGGACCATCCTGCTTTCTCACTCATCTCTTAATGAAATGATAAATGCGTCGCTTTATATTAATGATACTACATTTTGTAAACTTATCTACACGTCAATATGATGTCTTACTGAGGTGCTTAGCTGGTGCACCGAAGTACTGTgagtttatttttatttccACAGCTCAAAACGCAGAATATGGAATGGGGTCGCCTGCCATTCCGTAAGCCTCACTCGATGATTTGATACAcgtattttcttcattacAGAAAAAAGCGGTAATATGGAGGCAAATTACAGCACATAATATATCCTCACTATGTTGGCAAGATTAATTGACCCTGGCCCATAAAAGGTGGAGAATTATCTTAGTGTTGTACTTTTTTCGTaacttttcttttaatCCCCAATGAATTAGGCTTCGAGTTCCccattcttttttgcaatttcagtttgattttcttcatAGAGACCAGTTCATCCAAGTCAAGCGATGTTTCCACATCTttacttttatttttagcAAAATTATTTTCATCCTTGACAACATCCACGCCGTCGCTTCCATCGTCGTCCTTGATGTTGGTTTCTCCACCAAAAGCCCTTTCAACAGCTTCATCAATATCTTGATCATGATTGTTTCCCGTAGTCGACATTTCGGTGTGCCGTCTCATCTTCGCAGCGTTGTGTTTCATGAGCTGCTCCAGTTTCTCATCGTTTTCTTGTTGCCTTTGCAATTTATCAAGTTGTGACTCCAACTCTTCAACTTTATTCGTCCCATTCGCTATGCTCTGCCCCCCTTTACCTCCTACCTTAGCGTCGTATTCCTTTGCGACTCTTTCAAGGGTCTCATCGATGGTTTCCTCCTTCGCCTTCGCAGCCTCATCTTCCCTCCTAACATAATTTCTCTCACCCCCTTCATTGATCACATAGTCGTTACTCTTAGGATCAGTCCTGAACGATATCCGGCTGTCGCACCTCGGGCATCTAAACGTGAACTTGTACATTTTTATACTCTCCAAATATTTCTCCTGTAGCGTTTCTTTATCCGCATTAAATTTACGTTTCTCAGGAATATATTCAGAACAGCTTAAACATCGAATGCTAAACGGAGTCATCAACCTGATCTTGACGCTATTTCGTTGTTTGCCTTTCGCCTTCTTCGCCTTTTTTCCCGCTTCCATCGGGTTATAGTCCGGAGGGTAGTACTTGTTGATCGCTTTTCTTTCCGACATTATTCCCGTGTATGTgctcttcaagaaggtcacCACAGTGGTTTCAATCTATTTTACCGGCTTGGTTAACTTTGCACTTATCGATGCCCATCAAGTGAAGGAAAAGacaattttcaaaaattttccacttaaagaaaatatcgaTTCTCGCATAAAAGATGAGAAGTGGCAGTGATATACAGCGGGGAAGTAGAACCTGTATGCGCTAAAAACACTCGGGGAATGACTCTAGCTGTCAACAGTAAAAATGTAAATGATGTTGTTCAATGGCAACTTGCGATATCTTGTCAAAACTCAAAGGTCGGAATCCATGAAAACTTTGTTGAAGCAGTAGCAATTTACGGAGTCTTACAGCGTACGGAGACTGGGACAACGGGACTGGAcagtaaaaaaattgagaCTCCCTTATCTTGCAATTCATAGACGAGAGTTTATATGTTTCTTTAGACGATGCAAGAAAGGGTGGGAAACTGGATGTACTTTACCATTATGAGATCATTGATCCCTGTTTATTCCTATCGAGTGTCACTCTTCTACACATTGCTCAGTACTGTATTTGGCAATTACATGTTCAGCTGATTCCCTTCAACGAGTATGAGGGAGACAATTATCCTGAAAGGTCACCGATATAGTAAAAATATAGTGCGGTAGGATTTTTTGGTATACCTACTTGCCAAAGGAAGCCATCGGATCCGCCAAGTCATCATCAACCTGGTTGTCCTGACCAGAACTTAGCTCTTTAATCTGGTGCATCTTGGGCTCTGTAGATGCTGCCGTTTCCTTCACGAAATCCTTTTTCAGCTCAGCGTCTACTGCATCTTTATACACAGTGTGGTCTGCTTTAGGTTCGAAAAGTGTATGGTCAACTTGGACCATTCTACCAGCAATCTTGACTCCATTCATATTATCCACAGCTAGTATTGTTGACCTCTGATCTTCGTACTTCAAATAGGCAAAGCCTTTGGATTCTCCGCTGTTTCTATCCCTTACCAGCAAAATGTCTACTGGGACACCGAAttgagaaaaaactgtCAAGATGTCCCCTTCCGTGAGGTTCTTGTTTAATCCGCCGATGAAGATGTAGGCTTGATCTCGGTATTCATCGTGCCACGAAAGCTCAGGAGATATGATCCCACTGTCCAGTTCCGCCTGGTTGATCTTTTGAATCGCCCTTGCCTGTCTCATATCATGCAATACACCCTATCAGTCACTATCTCAAGCACACCTGACGCGAGGATTCAGCACAGGATTGTAAAGGATCTGTTTAGCGATACCAAAGTACTTGTCAAAAACTCATCACTTTAATCGATTTCAAAAAACGGCTATAAGTATGACACAATTTACACATTGGATACAAACAGTATATTTACTCCTCCAGCAGGGACCCATCCTCAAATTGGGCTACAGCATTCTTGGCTGCCTCCTCGCTGTATGCTCGATCCTCCTCGAGCATTTGCCGTTCCATCTCCCTTTCCATATCTTCCTCCATTTGTTGTTCCTTAGCCATAATTCCCCCGCTTTGGTCCCGAGATGTTATGCTATCAGATAGAGAACTGCTCGACTCGTTAATCAAATTTGATTCCGCTAGTCTCTGTATAACTGGGTTTGAAGTTTTCGGCTCAGGGGTCGGCTCTCCAATCTCTGCAGGTATAGTGGACGTCTGAAGCTCGTTACTCCCTCCGGAGGCTAGGTCTTCGCTCTCTGAGAAAGCATCCGAATGTTGAAACTTACCACTTTGCTCGGCGGTAACCATATCTGCATCTTCCGTCTCTTTAGTGGAACTGTCTTTCTCTAGTTTGGTGCCTGAGCCGGAAACCATTGACCAAGCTTCAAAAATCTCAATTGTATGCTGGCCGCTTTCGTCAGTGACTTTAGTGACACTGTTAACCTTTGTTGGAAGTTTTCTACCACGAGGACCTCTGGCTCTCTTTTGACGAACATCAGACAAACCACCCTCTTGTACTTTCTCAACGTCGACAGTAGCTTCGGAGGCACTTGGGTTTGATGTAGCCAACATTCTATTCAATGCAGGGGGTATACCCTTTTGTGGGGCCATACCAGGTAGACCGATTAAACCattcaaatttttggtAAACTGCGCCCTGGAACCGCCAAACGAACTATTATCCTGCTTATCTTCCTCGTTAGTGGCACGGTCTTCATTATCGCTCTCTCTGTTGTCCTCTCCAGTGGGATCATGAACAGGGTAAAATTTTGGCGCCTTGTGTACAAGTTCAGGTAACGCCGAGGCCAAATCCTTTTGCTGTTGCATTTGTAGCATATTATGGAAGGCTGCAATTTTAGAGGATGGCTTCTTGGGAACTGGTGGAGGGGCACGTTTTTTTGGACGTGTAGCTGGGATGGAAGGTTTTACCTCGGCTTCTGGCTCGTgatcctcttcttcagttgATTTTCCATTGTTCAATAAACTTGCATTTGTATTCGCTTGATCATCATTCCCACCTACATCTTCCTTCGAATCAGATGTCTCTTGACCAAAGGTGTCTTTCGATTGTGCAGTTACCTCATTTAGCGATTCTGTAATCATTTCCTCTTGCACCTTCGTTGATGGAGAAACAGTTGCGGCCTCCCTGGCTCCGCTTTCAAAAGAGATATCTTCCACTGAATTGCCTGCCAGATGGTCATTGGTTTCAGGAATTTGTTGCaactcatcttctt contains:
- the KNAG0E03490 gene encoding uncharacterized protein (Ty like retrotransposon), encoding MPFGLTNAPATFQRLMNHVLRDFIHKFCVLYLDDILIYSESIEEHEVHLRQVFDKLREHQLHAKASKCQLFLKKIAFLGYVIDENGIHSDPEKVSCIKEWSIPKTDKDSQRFLGLAGYYRRFVPGFSAIAAPLKDFAVHYGNRETPVRWGPKQQTAFDELKSALTNAPTLKPFDPTKEVVITTDASDHAIGATLKIYDQRKLIGVVSFLSRSLRGHELNWPVREKEFFAVVHALHKWRHYVPGKEFTLRTDHQSLQHIMKKKGFKLRLTRWXXNDVAEFNFKIEYIPGKKNHANPLSRLNVMESTVSPREVSLTVLAPAYITTLKKEYQKDKRFREIYDTLKYDRDPPKELATIMKHYELREGLLNYSNPKPFSNRLVLPRGTIRAAILELHHDSHLAGHPGPFRTYQNLFHDYYWPNMVQTIQRYVTTCKNCQANKHVRLLAAGVFQPLNVPKRPWSSISMDFVSGMAKVDGFDAVLVVVDRLTKMAVFKAVSKNDQAKDVADHVIDNVICHHGFPEEIVSDKDAKFTGIMWDRFAQRLRIKLKFSTAYSPASNGQVERTNSTMNDLLKSLGEAYPEHWPMFVATAQFCYNNTYHTSIKMTPFFANYGFHPRLPGFTNELSRTSIPNEEDSHTSTDGRAQLDYQLQALQNILLSTQQNMSEAQDQQSIPFNRRHRQVSFNVGDEVLVHKKAYNRAAHMKFHHLXXYGPFKIVNVAHGQSYQLALPKNKRRRTSMFHVNVLKKYEPRINNAVDAPPEEQEKIKQRLDEIEKVLELHADGSCEVRWRNAEIWDTSNIRAKWIVHSLYAKLLDPFKTETGWQAFRVEDSCGTSFSSTR
- the IST3 gene encoding U2 snRNP complex subunit IST3 (similar to Saccharomyces cerevisiae IST3 (YIR005W); ancestral locus Anc_7.159); this encodes MRQARAIQKINQAELDSGIISPELSWHDEYRDQAYIFIGGLNKNLTEGDILTVFSQFGVPVDILLVRDRNSGESKGFAYLKYEDQRSTILAVDNMNGVKIAGRMVQVDHTLFEPKADHTVYKDAVDAELKKDFVKETAASTEPKMHQIKELSSGQDNQVDDDLADPMASFGK
- the YJU2 gene encoding mRNA splicing protein YJU2 (similar to Saccharomyces cerevisiae YJU2 (YKL095W); ancestral locus Anc_2.486) encodes the protein MSERKAINKYYPPDYNPMEAGKKAKKAKGKQRNSVKIRLMTPFSIRCLSCSEYIPEKRKFNADKETLQEKYLESIKMYKFTFRCPRCDSRISFRTDPKSNDYVINEGGERNYVRREDEAAKAKEETIDETLERVAKEYDAKVGGKGGQSIANGTNKVEELESQLDKLQRQQENDEKLEQLMKHNAAKMRRHTEMSTTGNNHDQDIDEAVERAFGGETNIKDDDGSDGVDVVKDENNFAKNKSKDVETSLDLDELVSMKKIKLKLQKRMGNSKPNSLGIKRKVTKKVQH
- the AIM21 gene encoding Aim21p (similar to Saccharomyces cerevisiae YIR003W; ancestral locus Anc_7.156) — translated: MSDSGSSEEVNQSALNSTVPKVPSKRPLAKSQTLSETSGGSNTESPTPGLPLQRPVRRSTTEQLEELVDNTEEELQEMKQFIEKHRSPLKPHRDSGTADSNAEPKSQENKGTFSESSAGDIGAPVPKIPERPSRRATTDSFDSRASSTICDVAGEKSAKSDVADSTPILQSFVAPDNREPSGTSEPSIPKRPARRPIKTENSQSGAQEVPHSRDKNSPEPPSVPKRPSSTEGERSSQEEGKTEDLVVRDDQHVGEYEAPELNAPYDDKVQTTVKGSTVKLDEEQPFEKQPEQNEPSEETLNAASKQQTATEEPSASKSEIGQDTEETSGQSTKDIETVKNEVTAISDEEDELQQIPETNDHLAGNSVEDISFESGAREAATVSPSTKVQEEMITESLNEVTAQSKDTFGQETSDSKEDVGGNDDQANTNASLLNNGKSTEEEDHEPEAEVKPSIPATRPKKRAPPPVPKKPSSKIAAFHNMLQMQQQKDLASALPELVHKAPKFYPVHDPTGEDNRESDNEDRATNEEDKQDNSSFGGSRAQFTKNLNGLIGLPGMAPQKGIPPALNRMLATSNPSASEATVDVEKVQEGGLSDVRQKRARGPRGRKLPTKVNSVTKVTDESGQHTIEIFEAWSMVSGSGTKLEKDSSTKETEDADMVTAEQSGKFQHSDAFSESEDLASGGSNELQTSTIPAEIGEPTPEPKTSNPVIQRLAESNLINESSSSLSDSITSRDQSGGIMAKEQQMEEDMEREMERQMLEEDRAYSEEAAKNAVAQFEDGSLLEE